A single genomic interval of Bradyrhizobium japonicum USDA 6 harbors:
- the paaI gene encoding hydroxyphenylacetyl-CoA thioesterase PaaI: MNVKANLSPEDIARACADAMWAEDDASKGLGMEIVEIGAGFATLAMNVRPDMVNGQRIAHGGFIFTLADSAFAFACNSHNERVVAAQGQITFIKPGKLGDRLVAKAREVSRGGRSGIYDVRVTVGDAVIAEFRGHSRVIPGAWLPTQDQ, from the coding sequence GTGAACGTCAAAGCCAACCTGTCGCCCGAGGATATTGCCCGCGCCTGCGCCGACGCGATGTGGGCGGAGGACGATGCCTCCAAGGGTCTCGGCATGGAAATCGTCGAGATCGGTGCGGGCTTCGCGACGCTGGCGATGAATGTGCGGCCGGACATGGTCAACGGCCAGCGCATCGCCCATGGCGGCTTCATCTTCACGCTGGCCGATTCCGCCTTCGCGTTTGCCTGCAATTCGCACAATGAACGCGTCGTGGCGGCGCAGGGCCAGATCACCTTCATCAAGCCGGGCAAGCTTGGCGACCGCCTCGTTGCGAAAGCGCGCGAGGTCAGCCGTGGCGGACGCTCAGGCATCTACGATGTGCGTGTGACAGTGGGCGATGCCGTCATCGCGGAATTCCGCGGGCATTCGCGTGTCATTCCCGGCGCGTGGCTGCCGACGCAAGATCAATAA
- the paaE gene encoding 1,2-phenylacetyl-CoA epoxidase subunit PaaE produces MSAAAPRFHRLTVNDLRREATDAVSMTFAVPGELAGDYAFAPGQYLTLRTMLDGEEVRRSYSICSGPDDGEIRIAVKKVDGGAFSNWAADELKCGDELDVMTPTGRFGVIPPADGGRIHVGFAAGSGITPILSIVKGVLAREPDSRFFLFYGNRATDNIMFLEALEELKDRFIDRLSIFHVISGEEQDIPILHGRLDGDKVRVLLRSLVPAASVDHVFICGPLGMSEEIEATCRDLGIAEERIHVERFVSEFGGKPRPKKIVAPDAPPKAIASLIIDGKRRDVPVAEDEAILDAALRAGVDLPFACKGGMCSTCRAKLVEGEAPMDINYSLEPWELKAGFVLTCQAKPSSERVVVDYDHV; encoded by the coding sequence ATGTCCGCAGCCGCACCGCGCTTTCATCGCCTGACCGTCAACGACCTCCGCCGCGAGGCGACCGACGCGGTGTCGATGACCTTTGCGGTCCCCGGCGAACTCGCGGGCGACTACGCTTTTGCGCCCGGCCAATACCTCACGCTTCGCACCATGCTGGATGGCGAGGAGGTCCGGCGCTCCTATTCGATCTGCTCGGGTCCTGACGATGGCGAGATCCGCATTGCCGTGAAGAAGGTCGACGGCGGAGCATTTTCGAACTGGGCGGCGGATGAACTCAAATGCGGCGACGAGCTCGACGTCATGACGCCGACCGGACGCTTCGGCGTGATCCCGCCGGCAGATGGCGGACGCATCCATGTCGGCTTTGCCGCAGGCTCCGGCATCACGCCGATCCTGTCGATCGTCAAGGGCGTGCTCGCGCGCGAGCCGGACAGCCGCTTCTTCCTGTTCTACGGCAACCGCGCCACCGACAACATCATGTTCCTGGAGGCACTCGAGGAGCTGAAGGATCGCTTCATCGATCGCCTTTCGATCTTCCACGTCATCTCCGGCGAGGAGCAGGACATCCCGATCCTGCATGGCCGGCTCGACGGCGACAAGGTGCGGGTGCTGCTGCGCTCCCTGGTGCCGGCCGCGAGTGTCGATCATGTCTTCATCTGTGGTCCCCTTGGCATGAGCGAGGAGATCGAGGCGACCTGCCGCGATCTCGGCATCGCGGAAGAGCGCATCCACGTCGAGCGCTTCGTCTCCGAATTCGGCGGCAAGCCGCGGCCGAAGAAGATCGTTGCACCCGACGCGCCGCCGAAGGCGATCGCCTCGTTGATCATCGACGGCAAGCGCCGCGACGTGCCGGTTGCCGAGGACGAGGCGATCCTCGATGCCGCGCTGCGCGCCGGCGTCGATCTGCCCTTCGCCTGCAAGGGCGGCATGTGCTCGACCTGCCGCGCCAAGCTGGTCGAGGGCGAGGCGCCGATGGACATCAACTATTCGCTGGAACCCTGGGAGTTGAAGGCCGGCTTCGTCCTGACCTGCCAGGCAAAGCCGTCGTCGGAGCGGGTCGTGGTCGATTACGATCACGTTTGA
- the paaD gene encoding 1,2-phenylacetyl-CoA epoxidase subunit PaaD yields MVTVLERDSEVRRRAWDAAAGVVDPEIPVLTIADLGVLRDVVLDGDHVEVAITPTYSGCPAMNMIALEIEIALERAGFHRPKVRTVLSPAWTTDWMSEEGRRKLRAYGIAPPQASSSRRALFGEQAVACPQCGSDKTELLSEFGSTSCKALWRCKACREPFDYFKCH; encoded by the coding sequence ATGGTGACGGTGCTTGAGCGCGACAGCGAGGTGCGCCGGCGCGCCTGGGACGCCGCGGCAGGCGTCGTTGACCCCGAAATCCCGGTGCTGACGATCGCCGATCTCGGCGTACTCCGCGATGTCGTGCTCGACGGCGATCATGTCGAGGTCGCGATCACCCCGACGTACTCGGGCTGTCCGGCCATGAACATGATCGCGCTCGAAATCGAGATCGCGTTGGAGAGGGCCGGCTTCCATCGTCCGAAGGTCCGCACGGTGCTGTCGCCGGCCTGGACCACCGACTGGATGAGCGAAGAGGGCCGCCGCAAGCTGCGCGCCTACGGAATCGCGCCACCGCAGGCGTCAAGTTCGCGCCGCGCGCTGTTCGGCGAGCAGGCCGTCGCGTGCCCGCAATGCGGCTCTGACAAGACCGAGCTGCTGTCAGAATTCGGCTCGACCTCCTGCAAGGCGCTGTGGCGCTGCAAGGCCTGCCGCGAACCCTTCGATTATTTCAAGTGTCATTGA
- the paaC gene encoding 1,2-phenylacetyl-CoA epoxidase subunit PaaC: MLVANIQVSETPLVLYALRRADDALILGHRLSEWCGHAPMLEEDMALSNIALDLIGQARELYTYAAKAEGKDNNEDKLAYLRDVRQYRNLLLVEQPNGDFAQTLLRQFFYSAFADLYWRAMMNSRDTTLAAIAAKSEKESAYHLRHASEWIIRLGDGTDESHRRAQAAIDHLWAFTGEMFAVDDGERALIHAGIAIDPGTLRGRWLTTLSDVVSEATLKLPQNDWMQQGGRVGRHSEHLGHLLSELQSMQRTFPGQTW; encoded by the coding sequence ATGCTTGTGGCCAACATCCAGGTCTCGGAAACACCACTGGTGCTCTACGCGCTGCGCCGCGCCGACGATGCGCTGATTCTCGGTCATCGTCTGTCGGAATGGTGTGGGCATGCGCCGATGCTGGAAGAGGACATGGCGCTCTCCAACATCGCGCTCGACCTCATCGGCCAGGCGCGCGAGCTTTACACATACGCCGCCAAGGCCGAAGGCAAGGACAACAACGAGGACAAGCTCGCCTACCTGCGCGACGTCAGGCAGTACCGCAACCTGCTGCTGGTCGAGCAGCCGAATGGCGACTTTGCCCAGACCCTGCTGCGGCAGTTCTTCTATTCCGCCTTCGCCGACCTCTATTGGCGGGCGATGATGAATTCGCGCGATACGACGCTCGCGGCCATTGCCGCCAAGTCCGAGAAGGAGAGTGCCTATCATCTGCGCCATGCCTCTGAGTGGATCATCCGGCTCGGTGACGGCACCGATGAGAGCCATCGACGTGCGCAAGCCGCGATCGATCATCTCTGGGCCTTCACCGGTGAGATGTTCGCCGTCGACGACGGTGAACGCGCCCTGATCCATGCCGGTATCGCCATCGATCCTGGCACCTTGCGCGGTCGCTGGCTGACGACGCTCTCCGACGTCGTCAGCGAGGCAACGCTCAAATTGCCGCAGAACGACTGGATGCAGCAGGGCGGCCGCGTGGGCCGTCACAGCGAGCATCTCGGTCATCTCCTGTCCGAGCTGCAGTCGATGCAGCGTACTTTTCCGGGGCAGACATGGTGA
- the paaB gene encoding 1,2-phenylacetyl-CoA epoxidase subunit PaaB, with amino-acid sequence MATPNTPLWEVFIRSRNGLAHKHVGSLHANDATMALQAARDIYTRRGEGLSIWVVPSTAITASDPAEKGMMFEPAESKIYRHPTFYEVPEEVGHM; translated from the coding sequence ATGGCCACGCCGAACACGCCGCTGTGGGAAGTCTTCATTCGCAGCCGCAACGGGCTCGCGCACAAGCATGTCGGCTCGCTGCATGCGAATGACGCCACCATGGCACTGCAGGCCGCGCGCGACATCTACACCCGCCGCGGCGAGGGCCTGTCGATCTGGGTCGTGCCGTCGACCGCGATCACTGCGAGCGATCCCGCCGAGAAGGGCATGATGTTCGAGCCGGCGGAATCGAAGATCTACCGGCATCCGACGTTCTACGAGGTGCCGGAAGAAGTGGGGCACATGTGA
- the paaA gene encoding 1,2-phenylacetyl-CoA epoxidase subunit PaaA has translation MYTQALNAAETDDRGLEDAAKAAQFQARIDAEERIEPNDWMPAAYRKTLTRQISQHAHSEIVGMLPEGNWITRAPTLRRKAALLAKVQDECGHGLYLYAAAETLGTSREELVDAMLAGKAKYSSIFNYPTLTWADIGTIGWLVDGAAIMNQIPLCRCSYGPYARAMIRVCKEESFHQRQGYEIMLTLCRGSDEQKAMAQDALNRWWWPVLMMFGPPDATSQHSDTSTKWKIKRFSNDELRQKFVDATVPQAQYLGLTIPDPGMTQDAEGHWRYSEIDWTEFKQVLAGNGPCNRDRLAARRKAHDEGAWVREAAAGYAAKRAQRQTAQAAE, from the coding sequence ATGTATACCCAGGCGCTGAACGCGGCCGAGACCGACGATCGCGGTCTCGAGGACGCGGCCAAGGCTGCTCAGTTCCAGGCCCGCATCGATGCGGAGGAACGCATCGAGCCGAACGACTGGATGCCGGCGGCCTATCGCAAGACGCTCACCCGCCAAATCTCCCAGCACGCCCATTCCGAAATCGTCGGCATGCTGCCTGAGGGCAACTGGATCACGCGCGCGCCGACCCTGCGCCGCAAGGCCGCGCTGCTCGCCAAGGTGCAGGACGAGTGCGGCCACGGGCTCTATCTCTATGCCGCCGCCGAGACGCTCGGCACGTCGCGCGAAGAGCTTGTCGACGCCATGCTTGCCGGCAAGGCCAAATATTCCTCGATCTTCAACTATCCGACGCTGACCTGGGCCGATATCGGCACCATCGGCTGGCTGGTCGACGGCGCCGCGATCATGAACCAGATCCCGCTGTGCCGCTGCTCCTACGGCCCGTATGCGCGCGCGATGATCCGCGTCTGCAAGGAGGAGTCCTTCCACCAGCGCCAGGGCTACGAGATCATGCTGACGCTGTGCCGCGGATCGGATGAGCAGAAGGCGATGGCGCAGGATGCGCTGAACCGCTGGTGGTGGCCGGTGCTGATGATGTTCGGTCCGCCCGATGCGACGAGCCAGCACAGCGACACGTCGACGAAGTGGAAGATCAAGCGCTTCTCCAATGACGAGCTGCGCCAGAAGTTCGTCGATGCCACCGTGCCGCAGGCGCAATATCTCGGCCTCACCATTCCCGATCCCGGCATGACGCAGGACGCCGAAGGGCACTGGCGCTACAGCGAGATCGACTGGACCGAATTCAAGCAGGTGCTCGCCGGCAACGGCCCGTGCAACCGCGATCGGCTCGCCGCGCGTCGCAAGGCGCACGATGAGGGCGCCTGGGTGCGTGAGGCGGCAGCTGGCTATGCCGCAAAGCGCGCGCAGCGTCAGACCGCACAAGCCGCGGAATAA
- the paaX gene encoding phenylacetic acid degradation operon negative regulatory protein PaaX — protein sequence MAHPLSRIIDQLKREPSRTGSIVITVFGDAIVPRGGSVWLGTLLEFFESLDIDAGVVRTAMSRLAADGWLMREKLGRNSFYRLADKGSQTFEAATRHIYDPPSPDWTGRFELLLIGNGEDRDVSREALRNAGFGSPLPGVWVAPSGVPVPDEAAGAIRLEVSAEDDSGRRLLSASWPLDRTADAYLKFMKTFEPLRTAIARGTDLSETDAFTARILLIHYYRRVVLRDPLLPESLLPGDWPGRAARELCGEVYRALLVPSEQWLDSHGTNEKGPLPPARKLLERRFEA from the coding sequence ATGGCGCATCCATTGTCCCGCATCATCGACCAGCTCAAGCGTGAGCCGTCACGCACGGGCTCCATCGTCATCACCGTGTTCGGCGACGCCATCGTGCCGCGCGGCGGCTCGGTGTGGCTTGGCACGCTGTTGGAGTTCTTCGAGAGTCTGGACATCGATGCCGGCGTGGTGCGCACCGCGATGTCGCGCCTTGCTGCCGACGGCTGGCTGATGCGCGAAAAGCTTGGCCGTAACAGTTTTTATCGCCTGGCCGACAAGGGAAGTCAGACCTTCGAGGCCGCCACGCGCCACATCTACGATCCGCCATCGCCGGACTGGACCGGGCGCTTCGAGCTGCTCCTGATCGGCAATGGCGAGGATCGCGACGTCTCGCGCGAAGCGCTGCGCAACGCCGGCTTCGGCAGTCCGCTGCCCGGCGTGTGGGTCGCGCCATCAGGCGTGCCGGTGCCCGACGAGGCTGCCGGGGCGATCCGTCTTGAAGTCTCGGCTGAGGATGACAGCGGCCGCCGTCTGCTCAGCGCGAGCTGGCCGCTGGACCGCACCGCTGACGCCTATCTGAAATTCATGAAAACCTTTGAGCCGCTCCGCACCGCGATCGCCCGCGGCACGGACCTGTCAGAGACCGACGCCTTCACCGCACGCATCCTCCTGATCCACTACTACCGCCGCGTCGTGCTGCGCGATCCGCTGCTGCCCGAGAGTCTGCTGCCCGGCGACTGGCCTGGCAGGGCGGCACGTGAGCTCTGCGGCGAGGTCTATCGCGCGCTGCTTGTGCCGTCGGAACAATGGCTTGATAGCCATGGAACCAATGAGAAGGGGCCACTGCCGCCGGCTCGAAAGCTCCTGGAGCGGAGGTTCGAGGCCTGA
- a CDS encoding esterase/lipase family protein, protein MTATAQTLRPPSRTLMFLEGRAIHEFGAFLGALPLLSLAPRGDGHPVLVFPGLVASDASTRALRSFLTSKGYAASGWRQGRNYGLREGVQHAMVDLVQELSDKHGRKISLVGWSLGGLYARQLAKMMPARVRQVITLGSPFAGDPRSTNAWRVYEWASGRKSDEVDPQFGGELAVPPPVPTTAIFSRTDGVCAWQGCMEKTGAQTESIEVESSHCGMGHHPAAVYAVADRLAQKEGQWRPFDRSGWRSMVYPDPHR, encoded by the coding sequence ATGACCGCTACTGCCCAGACGCTGCGTCCGCCGTCCCGTACCCTGATGTTCCTGGAAGGCCGTGCGATCCACGAGTTCGGCGCATTCCTCGGCGCGCTACCGCTGCTGAGCCTCGCGCCCCGCGGCGATGGGCATCCTGTGCTGGTGTTCCCGGGCCTTGTGGCCTCGGACGCGTCGACGCGCGCGCTGCGTTCGTTCCTGACCAGCAAGGGCTACGCGGCGAGCGGCTGGCGCCAGGGCCGCAACTACGGCCTGCGCGAGGGCGTGCAGCATGCGATGGTCGATCTCGTGCAGGAGCTCAGCGACAAGCATGGCCGCAAGATCAGCCTGGTCGGCTGGAGCCTCGGCGGCCTCTATGCGCGCCAGCTCGCCAAGATGATGCCGGCGCGCGTGCGCCAGGTGATCACGCTCGGCAGCCCCTTCGCGGGCGATCCCCGTTCGACCAATGCCTGGCGCGTCTATGAATGGGCGAGCGGGCGGAAGTCCGACGAGGTCGATCCGCAGTTCGGCGGCGAGCTCGCCGTCCCGCCGCCGGTGCCGACCACCGCCATCTTCAGCCGCACCGACGGCGTCTGCGCCTGGCAGGGCTGTATGGAGAAGACGGGCGCGCAGACCGAGAGCATCGAGGTCGAGAGCAGCCATTGCGGCATGGGCCATCATCCCGCCGCCGTCTATGCGGTCGCCGACCGCCTCGCGCAGAAGGAAGGCCAGTGGCGGCCGTTCGACCGCAGCGGCTGGCGCAGCATGGTCTATCCCGATCCGCACAGGTAG
- a CDS encoding DUF445 domain-containing protein yields the protein MTPPATFSFDSPGDAERAAELRRVKALATLVLASTLALFVVAKWLLPVHPVFGFIAAFAEAATIGGLADWYAVVALFKRPLGLPIPHTAIIQSNQARIADKLGEFIQVHFLEAGPVEAKLREIDFGSFVADWLRDRKRSDDLARFALRLLPEAVSATESSGLMTFIIRRMSSQLQAIDLAPLAAGTLRGFVAEGRHQILFDDLLRVMHETLNQTETMAMIREKVRAELPTLLRLYRADKFLVNKIVASATAFFNEVRSDPKHPFRGEFDRMVLSFVDRLGSDRAYIDRIDGLKRDLLARPELADLARTVWANTRSFIERSASGETQVLQHHLAGMFVAAGEALAGDAELRGEINKGLVAVLRSFVADQKSGVSTFISDQVKAWDMAQLISLIEINIGRDLQYIRFNGSLIGGLAGLALYSVEFLLRWL from the coding sequence ATGACCCCGCCCGCCACCTTCTCCTTCGACAGCCCCGGCGACGCCGAACGCGCGGCGGAGCTTCGCCGCGTCAAAGCACTGGCGACGCTGGTGCTGGCCTCGACGCTTGCGCTGTTCGTCGTCGCAAAATGGCTTCTGCCAGTGCATCCCGTGTTCGGCTTCATCGCGGCCTTCGCGGAAGCTGCGACAATCGGCGGGCTCGCCGACTGGTACGCGGTGGTCGCGCTGTTCAAGCGGCCGCTCGGCCTGCCGATCCCGCACACCGCGATCATCCAGAGCAATCAGGCCCGCATCGCCGACAAGCTCGGCGAGTTCATCCAGGTGCATTTCCTCGAGGCCGGCCCGGTCGAGGCCAAGCTGAGGGAGATCGATTTCGGCTCTTTCGTCGCCGACTGGCTGCGCGATCGCAAGCGCAGCGATGATCTCGCGCGTTTCGCGCTGCGCCTGCTGCCGGAGGCCGTCTCCGCGACGGAAAGCTCGGGTCTGATGACCTTCATCATTCGCCGCATGTCCTCGCAGCTCCAGGCGATCGACCTTGCGCCGCTCGCGGCCGGCACGCTGCGCGGCTTCGTCGCGGAGGGGCGGCATCAGATCCTGTTCGATGATCTCCTGCGCGTGATGCACGAGACACTGAACCAGACCGAGACGATGGCGATGATCCGCGAGAAGGTGCGCGCGGAGTTGCCGACCCTGCTCAGGCTCTATCGCGCCGACAAGTTTCTGGTGAACAAGATCGTGGCGTCCGCCACTGCCTTCTTCAACGAGGTGCGCAGCGATCCCAAACATCCGTTTCGCGGCGAATTCGATCGCATGGTGCTGAGCTTCGTCGATCGGCTCGGCAGCGATCGGGCCTATATCGATCGTATCGACGGATTGAAGCGCGATCTGCTCGCCCGGCCCGAGCTTGCCGATCTCGCCCGCACCGTCTGGGCCAACACGCGCTCCTTCATCGAGCGCAGCGCGAGTGGCGAGACGCAGGTGCTGCAGCATCATCTTGCCGGCATGTTCGTCGCCGCGGGCGAGGCGCTCGCCGGCGATGCCGAGCTCCGCGGCGAGATCAACAAGGGTCTGGTGGCGGTGCTGCGCAGCTTCGTTGCGGATCAGAAGAGCGGCGTCTCGACCTTCATTTCCGACCAGGTCAAGGCGTGGGATATGGCGCAGCTGATTTCGCTGATTGAAATCAACATCGGCCGCGACCTGCAATACATCCGCTTCAACGGTTCGCTGATCGGCGGGCTCGCAGGCCTTGCGCTCTACTCCGTAGAATTCCTGCTTCGATGGTTGTGA
- a CDS encoding phasin: MTTETNTAFEGFKDAFKNIQNLEVPEAAREFVKKTANTAKDRAAEVFAGSERVTAAVENAVTESVTEAGKISRNIQQAIYEDAEAFFSGIDKLASAKSISEAVEIQSSLLRARGEVFVSRAKATADYVGKLAANGAKSAQDNFAKVYTKTA; this comes from the coding sequence ATGACCACCGAAACCAATACTGCCTTCGAGGGCTTCAAGGACGCTTTCAAGAACATCCAGAACCTGGAAGTTCCCGAGGCCGCCCGCGAGTTCGTCAAGAAGACCGCCAACACCGCCAAGGACCGTGCTGCCGAGGTGTTCGCTGGCTCCGAGCGCGTGACCGCCGCCGTCGAGAACGCGGTGACCGAGTCCGTCACCGAGGCCGGCAAGATCAGCCGCAACATCCAGCAGGCGATCTACGAGGACGCCGAGGCGTTCTTCTCGGGCATCGACAAGCTCGCGTCCGCGAAGTCGATCAGCGAAGCCGTCGAGATCCAGTCGAGCCTGCTCCGCGCCCGCGGCGAAGTCTTCGTCTCGCGCGCCAAGGCGACCGCCGACTATGTCGGCAAGCTCGCTGCCAACGGTGCGAAGTCCGCTCAGGACAATTTTGCCAAGGTCTACACCAAGACCGCTTGA
- a CDS encoding GNAT family N-acetyltransferase, with the protein MSEQRSYPRHVKTDAGDIEIRLMSPADEAAMLAFGKGLPTHDLLFLPRNISEPKVLSAWVKEIERGAISSLLAVRDGKVVGCGTLVRDPHSWSPHVGEIRMVVSLDVRGKGVGRALSQETFALALGAGLEKLSVQMTVDQQAAIALFESLGFKAEALLRDHVRDVDGKTHDIVVLGHNIAQVQAQMEAYGLPGAVQH; encoded by the coding sequence ATGAGTGAGCAGCGTTCCTATCCGCGTCACGTCAAGACCGACGCCGGCGATATCGAGATTCGCCTGATGTCGCCTGCGGACGAGGCCGCGATGCTGGCCTTCGGCAAGGGCCTGCCGACCCATGATCTGTTGTTCCTGCCGCGCAACATCAGCGAGCCGAAAGTGCTCTCGGCCTGGGTCAAGGAGATCGAGCGCGGCGCGATTAGCAGCCTGCTCGCGGTGAGGGACGGCAAGGTCGTCGGTTGCGGCACGCTGGTGCGCGATCCGCATTCCTGGTCGCCCCATGTCGGCGAGATCCGGATGGTTGTTTCCCTCGACGTGCGCGGGAAGGGGGTCGGGCGCGCGCTGTCGCAGGAGACCTTTGCGCTCGCGCTCGGCGCCGGCCTGGAAAAGCTTTCGGTCCAGATGACGGTCGACCAGCAGGCGGCGATCGCCCTGTTCGAGAGCCTCGGCTTCAAGGCCGAGGCGCTGCTGCGGGATCATGTCCGGGACGTCGACGGCAAGACCCACGACATCGTCGTGCTCGGGCACAATATTGCGCAGGTGCAGGCCCAGATGGAAGCCTATGGGTTGCCAGGCGCCGTCCAGCACTAA
- a CDS encoding alpha/beta fold hydrolase: MNAATGLDFASIPDRIQSEVQRAIQRSIKGVEYFSTSGPSLGSTPKDVLHSRGTMSLYHYRPMSDEIYRVPVLIVMATTNRGYILDLVPGQSFIEFLLKRGYDVYMLDWSAPRPEEKSLRMEDYVLDFIPDCVRRVQADSGEQDVSVIGYCFGGVLSLLYGSIHKDGPMKNLICFTTPIDFREMKLFSNFSDRRYFDVDRLVDSVGNVPPEMILSSFEMLRPASRTVSQIQLWENIWNDEFVKSYRMFDRWATDTLPLAGEYFRAITKDLMWDNKLFNDTMSVGGRAAKLEDIRVPFLHAVAEHDHIVPYDAAKHLIAKIGSGDKEEVMLKGGHVSLVAGANAVKRLWPKLDSWLGKRST, from the coding sequence ATGAATGCAGCCACCGGACTAGATTTTGCATCGATCCCGGATCGCATCCAGTCGGAGGTGCAGCGCGCCATCCAGCGCAGCATCAAGGGCGTCGAATATTTCTCGACTTCGGGCCCTTCTCTCGGCTCGACTCCGAAGGACGTGCTGCATTCGCGCGGCACCATGAGCCTCTATCACTACCGTCCGATGTCCGACGAGATCTACCGTGTGCCGGTCTTGATCGTGATGGCGACCACCAATCGCGGCTATATCCTCGATCTCGTGCCCGGCCAGAGTTTTATCGAATTCCTGCTCAAGCGCGGCTACGACGTCTACATGCTGGACTGGAGCGCGCCGCGGCCGGAGGAGAAGAGCCTGCGGATGGAGGACTATGTCCTCGACTTCATCCCGGACTGCGTCCGCCGCGTGCAGGCGGATTCCGGCGAGCAGGACGTCTCGGTGATCGGCTATTGCTTCGGCGGCGTGCTGTCGCTGCTCTACGGCTCGATCCACAAGGACGGGCCGATGAAGAACCTGATCTGCTTCACCACGCCGATCGACTTTCGCGAGATGAAGCTGTTCTCGAATTTCTCCGACCGCCGCTATTTCGACGTCGACCGTCTCGTCGACAGCGTCGGCAACGTGCCGCCGGAGATGATCCTGTCCTCGTTCGAGATGCTGCGCCCGGCCTCGCGCACGGTGAGCCAGATCCAGCTTTGGGAAAACATCTGGAACGACGAGTTCGTGAAGTCGTACCGGATGTTCGACCGCTGGGCGACCGACACGCTGCCGCTTGCGGGCGAGTATTTCCGCGCCATCACCAAGGATCTGATGTGGGACAACAAGCTGTTCAACGACACCATGTCGGTCGGCGGCCGTGCGGCGAAGCTCGAAGACATCAGGGTGCCGTTCCTGCACGCGGTCGCCGAGCACGATCACATCGTGCCCTATGACGCCGCAAAGCACCTGATCGCCAAGATCGGGTCCGGGGACAAGGAAGAGGTGATGCTGAAGGGCGGTCACGTCTCGCTGGTCGCCGGCGCCAACGCGGTGAAGCGGCTGTGGCCGAAACTGGACTCCTGGCTGGGGAAGAGATCGACATGA
- a CDS encoding alpha/beta fold hydrolase: protein MTTHQPPQTIRANGIDICYEIFGNDNAEPLLLIMGLGAQMIHWDDAFCEQLAVHGFRVIRFDNRDIGKSSHLTGGKRLTPLELLKLRLLRIPVAATYKLIDMAKDTVGLMDALGIKSAHLVGASMGGMIAQEVTLSFPERVRSLTSIMSTTGNPRVPPPTREAAAMLMAPPPRSKEEFIVRFGETWKVLRAGSFPEEEALDPDRAERVFARGLNPAGVGRQLRAVLASGSRKERLHGVKTPTLVIHGTVDPLVRPEGGKDTAESIPGAKLLMIDGMGHALPMRFWPDIIRAIDKHAHGAAAQAA from the coding sequence GTGACCACCCATCAGCCGCCCCAGACCATCCGCGCCAACGGCATCGACATCTGCTACGAGATCTTCGGCAACGACAATGCCGAGCCGCTGCTGCTGATCATGGGGCTCGGGGCGCAGATGATCCACTGGGACGATGCGTTCTGCGAGCAGCTCGCCGTGCACGGCTTTCGCGTGATCCGCTTCGACAACCGTGACATCGGCAAGTCGAGCCATCTGACGGGCGGCAAACGCCTGACGCCGCTCGAGCTGTTGAAGCTGCGCTTGCTCAGGATTCCCGTCGCCGCGACCTACAAGCTGATCGACATGGCGAAGGACACGGTCGGCCTGATGGATGCGCTCGGCATCAAGTCGGCGCATCTGGTCGGCGCCTCGATGGGCGGCATGATCGCCCAGGAGGTGACGCTGTCGTTTCCCGAGCGTGTGCGCTCGCTGACCTCGATCATGTCGACGACAGGCAATCCGCGTGTGCCGCCGCCGACACGCGAGGCCGCCGCGATGCTGATGGCACCGCCGCCGCGCAGCAAGGAGGAGTTCATCGTCCGCTTCGGCGAGACCTGGAAGGTGCTGCGCGCCGGGTCCTTTCCGGAAGAGGAAGCGCTCGACCCTGATCGTGCCGAGCGCGTGTTCGCACGCGGGCTCAATCCAGCCGGCGTCGGCCGGCAGCTCCGCGCCGTACTCGCCTCCGGCAGCCGCAAGGAGCGGCTGCATGGCGTGAAGACACCAACGCTGGTCATTCACGGCACCGTCGATCCGCTGGTCCGTCCCGAAGGCGGCAAGGACACCGCAGAGTCGATTCCCGGCGCAAAGCTGTTGATGATCGATGGCATGGGCCATGCGCTGCCAATGCGCTTCTGGCCCGACATCATCCGCGCCATCGACAAGCACGCGCATGGCGCGGCGGCGCAGGCGGCGTAA